GGTCGTGGTACGCCTTCGGGTCGCCGTGCGTGTGCACGACCCCCTTGGGACTGCCCGTCGTGCCGGACGTGTACTGGACGTACAGCGGTGTGTGCGCGTCGACCGGATGGGCGGGGGCCGGCTCGGCGGAGGAGGTGAGCGCGAGCAACTGGTCGGCACCGAGCCGGGCCCGGTCGGCGAACCGGTCCTCCAGCCCCGGCCCCGTCACACACAGCGCGGCGCCGGTGTCCATGGCCATGAACGCGTGGTCCGCCGCGGGGAGTTCGGGGTTGACGAGCACGGCGACCGCACCGAGGCGCGCGATGCCGAGGAAGGCCACCACCCATGCGATCCCGTCCGGCAACGCCAGCACCACCCGGTCACCCGCGGTGACGCCATGACCGGCGAGCACGGTGGCCGCCCGGGCCGCGAGCGCGTGCACCTCACCGTGGGTCCAGGCCCGGTGGCCCTGGTGGAAGGCGGGCCGTTCGACCCAGCCCCGCCGCTCGGCGAGATCGGCGAGCTGGGCCGCGAGGTTGCCGGGTACGTCGGAGCCGACCGGAGACACAGCCGGTGCCGATGACGGAAACGGGGACGGAAACGGTGGCGGTGATGATGACGGCGCGGTCTGCTGAATCGTCATCGGAGGGACTCCTCAGTGGCCGTGCGTTCCCCGTGGACCGCCGTCTGTTGCCGCTGCTCCGCCATCCGGTCCGCGGTGTGCAGGTGCAGGGCTCTCATCTGGGCCGCCGTCTTCAACAGCATCTCGTCGTACTCGGCGACCGGATCGGAGTCGAGGACGATCGCGCCCCCGGCGCCCAGATGCATCAGCCCGTCGGCGAACACCGCCGTCCGGATCACGATGTTGAGATCCGCGCCCCCTCCGCACCCCAGATATCCGAGGGCGCCGGAGTAGACACCGCGGGCCTCGGTCTCCAGGGAGTCGATGATCTCCAGGGTGCGCAGCTTCGGCGCCCCCGTCATCGAGCCGCCCGGGAAGCAGGCACGCACGCAGTCCACCGCGTCGATCCCCTTGCGCAGCCGCCCCTCCACGGTCGAGACGAGCTGATGCACCGTCGCGTACGTCTCCGTGGCCATCAGCCTCGTCACCCGCACCGACCCGGTCCGGCACACCCGCCCCAGGTCGTTGCGGAGCAGGTCGACGATCATCAGGTTCTCGGCGCGCGTCTTGGGGTCCGACGCGAGCGCGTCCCGAAGCCGGGCGTCCTCCTCCGGCCCGCTACCACGAGGCGCGGTGCCCTTGATGGGCCGCGCCTCGGCGACCCCGTCGCCGGTGATCCGCAGGAACCGCTCCGGCGACGAACCGGCCACGTCGACGTCCCCGAACCTCAGAAACGCTGCGTAGGGCGCCGGGTTGACCCGGCGCAGCACCCGGTAGAACGCGTACGGGTCCGGCGGGGCGGGTAACCGGGCCGCGTTCGTCAGACAGACCTCGTAGCTCGTACCCGCCCGCAGCTCACGCGCGCAGGACTCGATGTCGGCGAGATAGGTCGCCCGGTCCCGCACCAGCCACGGCTCGGCGGCGCCGATGTCGGGATCGGACTGCGCGGACGGTGTCTGCCGAGCGGAGGACGACGGGGTCCTGCCCCGCAACGCCCCGCCGCCGGACGATGCCCCGCCGTCGGGTACGGCCCTGCTGCCGGGCGAGGGAGTCTCGTCGGGTTCGGTGGCGACGAAGGTCAGCTGGGCCAGCGCGCTCTCCAGCCAGTCCTCGGCCTCCCGCGCGGCCTGCGGGGTGTCCTCGGCCAGACAGACCGCGTAGGTGAACCTCTTCAGATGGTCCACGGCTATCAGACGGTCGGCGAACAGCCAGCAGGCGTCCGGGACTTCGGAGGAGTGCCGGTTGGGCGAGCCGCAGTCGGCCTTCGTCTCGTACCCGAAGTAGCCGACATAGCCCCCGGTGAAGTCGAAGGGCAGCCCGGACCCGTCCACCCGACGGCTCGTCAACTGCCGTCCGAGATAGTCGAAGACACTCGCCGTGACCTTCCGCGTCGGCCGCCCGGCCCGCTCGATCTCGCATCGGCCGCTCTCGACGTCGTAGCGGACGAACTCCGCGAGCGGACCACTGTCGTCACCGAAGAACGAGAAGCGTGACCGCCCTTCCTCGACGAGCGCGCTGTCCAGCCAGAACGCCCGCGGTGACGCCGCGTACATCCGGGTGAACGCGGCCTCCGTGTCGACGGCGCCCGCGATCCGCCGGGTGTGCAGACGGTAGGCGGGAGCGGCCCGCCGAGGGCGCGGAATGACCGACGAGGACCGGGGGATCGTCGCCTCGGGAGGCGGCACGGCGGTGTTCTTCGTGCGCAGCCTGCGGGCCCGTTCCGCCGTGAGATTACGGAAGTTGACGAGCATGCGGTGGCCGTAGTCGGTGAGTACGGACTCCGGATGGAACTGCACACCCCACAGCGGCCGGCTGCGGTGTCTGAGCCCCATCAGTACGCCGTCCTCGGCCCAGGCGGTGGCCTCCAGTGCCTCCGGGAGCGGCTCGGACACGGCCAGCGAGTGGTAGCGGACCGCGGTGAAGTCCTGGGGGAGGCCCCGGAACAGATCCCGTCCGTCGTGCCGGACCGACGACAGATGCCCGTGCCGCGGCTCCGGTGCGGCTGTCACCCGGCCTCCCTCCCCGAGCGCGATGCCCTGGTGCCCCAGGCAGACACCCAGCACGGGAATGGACGACTCGGCCAGTACAGCGGCACTCAGGCCGAAGTCGCGCGGCTCGGCCGGGTGCCCCGGTCCGGGCGACACCACGACGTTGTCGAATGCCGCGAGGTATTCCCCGAGATCGGGAATCGCGGCGACCGCGTCATTGAGGACCACAACCGGTTCCTCGCCGTTGACCTCGGCGAGCAGCTGGAACAGGTTGTACGTGTACGAGTCGTAATTGTCGATGAGCAGGGTCTTCACCCGCCCACCTCCCTCGGTTCGTTCCGGACCTATGCGGTCCGTCTTTTGTGCCGTCCGCGGAGGGCCTGGAGCGGCGGATACAGCCATTTCTTGAGGAAACGCTGAAGCCGGGGCATAAGAATCCAGGTGACGAGAGCCGTCACACACAGGCACAACAGCAACGTGCGGACAAGCGGATTAAGTCCGCCGAGATAAGGAAGAGCGATCAGATTGAACAGGAGCACCGGCGGAAACACCGCGCTCATGTTCACGAACCAGAGCTTCCATTTCGCCGGCGGGGTGGGCGCTTTCGGCATGGCGGTCTGGGAGTCGAACCACAGTTTGGAGCCCCGCACGCTCCTGCGCTCCGTCTGCCGGGCGAAGTCCACCGCCCGGAGATGCCACTGGGTCCGGGCGGCCGAATCCTCCCAGGCCCGGGCCGTTCCCTCACTGGCGAAGCGATAGACCACATGCCACTCCGCCTCTCGGTCGACAAGGACGCCACCCCCCAGAAAGCCCGGCTGAGCCGAACTCGCGGCCAGCATGGCCCACCCCCACGAGTGGAAGTCGGCCTCACGGCCCGGCACCACGTGATAGGCCACGGTGACGGTGACGGGATTGCTGCTCACGGCACTCAGTACGCAGCTTCTTCACAGCACGTTCAAATTTTCAACGATGTTTTTCGAGTGTCCGGATCGTGGCCCTTTATTGGACTTTCGGTCGCCTTGGTGTGCTCTGTCGAGTGGTACCGGGAGTAACTTTTCCGGAATTCGGCGAGCTCATTTACGGAAAGCAATCGGAAGTCGCCTGGAGTCGTGCGGAAGCCGCATGAGATCCGCCCCGAAGCCGGCCGGAAGGCGCCTGGGATCCGCCCGGAACTCACCAGGGAGAATCGGAGTGAACGGCACCGTCACTCCGCCTCTGCCGGCGCCTCCCCGAACCTGGCCAGCGCCAACGCCCCCGCGACGGCCACGGCGAAGCCCAGCACCGCCACCCACCCCAGCCCCTCCCGGGTGCGGTCCCCGAGCCACACCACCCCTACCAGCGCGGGCCCGATCGTCTCCCCGATCACCATCCCCGCGGTCGCCGTGGTCACCGAGCCCCGCTGCAGCGCCGAGGTGAGCGCCAGGAAGGCCGCACTCCCGCCGACGAGGAGCGCGTAGGCCGCGGGGTTGGTCAACAGCTCCGAGGGGGCGAGCGAGTCGATCAGCCGTACCGTCACCTCGACCACCCCGAACCCGCACCCCGCGCCCAGCCCGAGCGCCAATGCCCGCTCCCGCTCCGGGAGTTTCCCGCCCGAGAGCGCCAGCCCCAGCACGGCCAGGGACGCCCCGAGCATCACGTACCCCAGGGCCGCCGGCGCGCTCCGGCCGCCCTCGGTCCCGGACGCGATCCCCAGCAGCGCCATCCCCGCGCACACCACCCCGACCGCACCCCACTCGCTCCTGTTCAGCCGAACCCGAAGCAGCCGCGCGGAGACCACCGCGGTCACCGCGAGACTCGACGCGAGCGCCGCACCGACGGCGTAGATCGGGACCGAACGCAGCGCGGCGATCTGCAGCAGGAACCCCACCCCGTCCAGTGCCAGCCCCGCCAGATACCGCCATTGCCGCACCGCCCGCAGGAACAACGTCACCGCGAACGCCGACCCGTCGCCGCCGTCGCTCGCGTCCGCCGTCCGCGCCGCCATCGCCTGCAACACGGTGGCCGTTCCGAAGCAGGCGGAAGCACCGAGAGCGCACACCATTCCAAAGAGCACAAAGGGACCTTAGGCCAGGGGGTGAAGGGTGGGCCGCTTCCGGTCGAGCTCTTACTGATCTCTCGGCTCCCCGCCGGACGTCGGAAATCGGCACACCAGGCCCACAGCCCGGCCCGGCGGGAGACGCGAACACGGCGGCCGCACACCGACTCATTCGCCCGGGCACCATCGCGCTCGGCGGTCCGGGCCCGCCCGCCCGCCACGGCAGCCACACCCTCGGCAAGGGCGCCAGGCCGTCGCGGACAAGGACCGAAAACTCGTCCCCTCCCTCAAGGGCGGCTAGTGGAACGGCAGTTAGCCGGACTTCCCGAGGGGGCCGCCGGGCCTTTTCGGCGGAGTGGGTCCACGAGGCCGTGCCGTGATGGCGCCTCTGGCGAGTGTGCCGAAAACGCGTTGTCACGCCGGGCCTCACCGCGTTACCGTCCTCGCACTCTGAAGCACACGCTCTCTGGAACCATCGCCGCAGAACGAGAGCAGGTCCGCGCACAGCGCGCGGCGCCACGGAGGGGCGGCACAGGATCCGGCCGACCGGCGGATCCCTTACGCCCTCCGGAGGACACTCCCATGAACATCGGCCTCGGCCTGCCCGTCGACGACCCCGCCCACCTGCTCACCTGGGCCCGGCGCGCCGACGCGGGCCCCTTCAGCACCCTGGGCCTGCTCGACCGTCTCGTCTACGACAACCCCGAACCCCTCGTCACCCTCGCGGTCCTCGCCGGCGCCACGTCCCGCATCCGTGTCCAGACCGAGGTCCTCATCGCGCCTCTGTACAACACGGCCCTGCTCGCCAAGCAGACCGCGACCCTCGACCGCCTCTCGGGCGGCCGCTTCACCCTCGGCATCGGCGTCGGCGGACGCGAGGACGACTGCCTGGCGGCCGGTATCGACCTCCACAGCCGAGGCCGCCGCCTCGACGAGCAGATGACCCTGCTGCGCCGCACCTGGTCCGGTGAGCCGTACGGCGAAGGCGTCGGCCCCATCGGCCCCGCCCCCGCCACCCCCGGCGGCCCGGAGGTCCTGTTCGGCGGCTTCGCTCCCGCCGCCCTCGAACGGGTCGGCCGCTTCGGTGACGGCTTCCTCGGCGCCGCCCTGCCGCCCTCCTTCATGTCCAAGCTGTTCCGCGACGCCGAGACGGCCTGGCAGAGGCACGACCGCCTGGGCCGCCCGCGCCTGGTCGCCCAGGCGAACGTCGCCCTGGGCCCCGACAGCACCCTGGACCGGGCCCGTGGCAACCTCCGCGACTACTACGCGTTCAGCGAGCACGTCGCGTACATGGAGAGCGGCATGCTCACCACCCCCCGGCAGATCCGCGAGGCGACCGACGCCTACTTCGGCATCGGCGCCGACGAGGTGATGCTCTACTGCTGGGCCTCGGACCCCGACCAGATCGACCGCCTCGCCGACCTGCTGTTCTGACGTAGTCCGCTGCCACGGCTTCGAGGCCCGGAACCCGCGACCGGACCTCGAAGCCGTCGCTCGCATGGTGGACGCCGCACCGGCGCCGCTCACCCCGGCCGGTAGGCTGGCCGACAGGCCGTGACTGGCGCGCTGGGATGGGACGGACCATCGGGGAGCGGCCTGTGAGTGACCAAGTGCCGTGCGCCTGGGCCGAACCGTGATCCGTGACCGCCACAAGCCACGCAGCCCGGAGGCCGCCATGTCAGAGCAGCAGCCCCTGTCCACCCAGTCCACGGCATTCCGCGCCGCCCTCGACGTGATCCGCGCCGTCGAGCCGCGCGTCGCCGACGCCATCGGCCAGGAGGTCCAGGACCAGCGCGAGATGCTCAAGCTGATCGCCTCCGAGAACTACGCCTCCCCGGCCACCCTCCTCGCGATGGGCAACTGGTTCAGCGACAAGTACGCCGAGGGCACCGTCGGCCGCCGCTTCTACGCCGGCTGCCGCAACGTCGACACCGTCGAGTCCCTGGCCGCCGAGCACGCCAAGGAACTCTTCGGCGCCCGTCACGCCTACGTCCAGCCGCACTCCGGCATCGACGCCAACCTCGTCGCCTTCTGGTCCGTCCTCGCCCAGCGCGTCGAGGTCCCCGCTCTGGAGAAGGCCGGCGTCCGCCAGGTCAACGACCTCTCCGACGCCGACTGGGCCGAACTCCGCCAGGCCTTCGGCAACCAGCGCATGCTCGGCATGTCCCTGGACGCCGGCGGCCACCTCACCCACGGCTTCCGCCCGAACATCTCCGGCAAGATGTTCGACCAGCGCTCCTACGGCACCGACCCCGTCACCGGTCTCGTCGACTA
This is a stretch of genomic DNA from Streptomyces sp. NBC_00285. It encodes these proteins:
- a CDS encoding chorismate-binding protein yields the protein MKTLLIDNYDSYTYNLFQLLAEVNGEEPVVVLNDAVAAIPDLGEYLAAFDNVVVSPGPGHPAEPRDFGLSAAVLAESSIPVLGVCLGHQGIALGEGGRVTAAPEPRHGHLSSVRHDGRDLFRGLPQDFTAVRYHSLAVSEPLPEALEATAWAEDGVLMGLRHRSRPLWGVQFHPESVLTDYGHRMLVNFRNLTAERARRLRTKNTAVPPPEATIPRSSSVIPRPRRAAPAYRLHTRRIAGAVDTEAAFTRMYAASPRAFWLDSALVEEGRSRFSFFGDDSGPLAEFVRYDVESGRCEIERAGRPTRKVTASVFDYLGRQLTSRRVDGSGLPFDFTGGYVGYFGYETKADCGSPNRHSSEVPDACWLFADRLIAVDHLKRFTYAVCLAEDTPQAAREAEDWLESALAQLTFVATEPDETPSPGSRAVPDGGASSGGGALRGRTPSSSARQTPSAQSDPDIGAAEPWLVRDRATYLADIESCARELRAGTSYEVCLTNAARLPAPPDPYAFYRVLRRVNPAPYAAFLRFGDVDVAGSSPERFLRITGDGVAEARPIKGTAPRGSGPEEDARLRDALASDPKTRAENLMIVDLLRNDLGRVCRTGSVRVTRLMATETYATVHQLVSTVEGRLRKGIDAVDCVRACFPGGSMTGAPKLRTLEIIDSLETEARGVYSGALGYLGCGGGADLNIVIRTAVFADGLMHLGAGGAIVLDSDPVAEYDEMLLKTAAQMRALHLHTADRMAEQRQQTAVHGERTATEESLR
- a CDS encoding antibiotic biosynthesis monooxygenase, translated to MSSNPVTVTVAYHVVPGREADFHSWGWAMLAASSAQPGFLGGGVLVDREAEWHVVYRFASEGTARAWEDSAARTQWHLRAVDFARQTERRSVRGSKLWFDSQTAMPKAPTPPAKWKLWFVNMSAVFPPVLLFNLIALPYLGGLNPLVRTLLLCLCVTALVTWILMPRLQRFLKKWLYPPLQALRGRHKRRTA
- a CDS encoding LLM class flavin-dependent oxidoreductase, producing MNIGLGLPVDDPAHLLTWARRADAGPFSTLGLLDRLVYDNPEPLVTLAVLAGATSRIRVQTEVLIAPLYNTALLAKQTATLDRLSGGRFTLGIGVGGREDDCLAAGIDLHSRGRRLDEQMTLLRRTWSGEPYGEGVGPIGPAPATPGGPEVLFGGFAPAALERVGRFGDGFLGAALPPSFMSKLFRDAETAWQRHDRLGRPRLVAQANVALGPDSTLDRARGNLRDYYAFSEHVAYMESGMLTTPRQIREATDAYFGIGADEVMLYCWASDPDQIDRLADLLF